A genome region from Hippopotamus amphibius kiboko isolate mHipAmp2 chromosome 1, mHipAmp2.hap2, whole genome shotgun sequence includes the following:
- the MARVELD2 gene encoding MARVEL domain-containing protein 2 — protein MLSNDGSRNRDRHYDQVPRDSDDQDGTVRTFQTLHDSELAVSADPLPPPPLPLQPPFGPEFYSSDTEEPAIAPDLKPVRRFVPESWKNFFRGKKKDPGWDKPVSDIRYISDGVECSPPASPTRRSHHSPPNSCEDPQGGSQGSCHSRKETEAMFPYDPCGSLGRHTHTARTYSEKVEEYHLRYSYMKSWAGLLRILGVVELLLGAGVFACVTAYIHKDSEWYNLFGYSQPYGMGGVGGLGSMYGGYYYSGPKTPFVLVVAGLAWITTIIILVLGMSMYYRTILLDSNWWPLTEFGINVSLFILYMAAAIVYVNDTNRGGLCYYPLFNTPVNAVFCRVEGGQIAAMIFLFVTMMVYLIGALVCLKLWRHEAARRHRECMEQQEISEPSLPSKRKMCDMATGGDRQRDQEDNLKEPRATKMKPEVLSRQIPPGHIPKPIVMPDYVAKYPVIQADDERERYKAVFQDQFSEYKELSSEVHAVLKKFDELDAVLSRLPRRSENQQEHERIARIHEEFKKKKNDPTFLEKKERCDYLKNKLSHIKQRIQEYDKVMNWDVQGYS, from the exons ATGTTGTCAAATGACGGATCCAGGAATCGGGACAGGCACTATGATCAGGTCCCGAGGGACTCGGACGATCAAGATGGCACCGTAAGAACCTTCCAGACTCTTCATGACAGTGAGCTGGCTGTGAGCGCTGATCCGTTGCCACCACCCCCTCTCCCGTTACAGCCACCATTCGGCCCAGAGTTCTACTCAAGTGACACGGAGGAACCGGCCATAGCGCCAGATCTCAAGCCTGTAAGGCGCTTTGTCCCTGAGTCCTGGAAGAACTTCTTCCGAGGGAAGAAAAAGGACCCAGGGTGGGATAAGCCGGTGTCAGACATCAGATACATCTCCGATGGAGTGGAGTGCTCACCTCCAGCCTCTCCCACAAGACGAAGCCACCATTCACCCCCCAACTCCTGCGAAGATCCTCAGGGCGGGTCCCAAGGCAGCTGCCATTCCCGGAAGGAGACCGAGGCAATGTTTCCGTACGACCCCTGCGGGTCCCTAggccgacacacacacacagcccgaACCTACAGTGAGAAGGTGGAGGAGTATCACCTGCGGTATTCCTACATGAAGTCGTGGGCAGGCCTGCTGCGGATCCTGGGTGTGGTGGAGCTGCTGCTGGGGGCCGGCGTCTTCGCTTGTGTCACCGCGTACATTCACAAGGACAGCGAGTGGTATAACCTGTTCGGATATTCACAGCCCTATGGCATGGGAGGCGTCGGTGGCCTGGGCAGCATGTATGGGGGCTACTACTACAGTGGCCCCAAAACCCCTTTTGTCCTTGTGGTGGCTGGATTGGCTTGGATCACCACCATTATCATCCTGGTGCTTGGCATGTCCATGTATTATCGGACCATTCTCTTGGACTCAAATTGGTGGCCCCTAACTGAATTTGGGATTAACGTCTCCTTGTTCATTTTGTACATGGCTGCAGCCATAGTCTATGTAAACGATACCAACCGAGGTGGACTCTGCTACTATCCATTATTCAACACACCGGTGAACGCAGTGTTCTGCCGGGTGGAAGGAGGACAGATAGCAGCGATGATCTTCCTCTTTGTCACCATGATGGTTTACCTCATTGGTGCTTTGGTTTGCCTAAAGTTATGGAGGCACGAGGCAGCTCGGAGGCATAGGGAATGCATGGAGCAACAGGAG ATAAGTGAGCCATCACTGccatcaaaaaggaaaatg TGTGACATGGCCACTGGTGGTGACAGACAGAGAGACCAAGAAGATAATCTTAAAGAACCGAGAGCAACAAAAATGAAACCTGAAGTACTGAGTAGACAGATCCCCCCGGGCCACATCCCGAAACCAATCGTGATGCCGGACTACGTGGC GAAATATCCTGTGATTCAGGCGGATGATGAACGAGAACGCTATAAAGCTGTGTTCCAGGaccagttttctgagtacaaagaGCTCTCCTCAGAAGTTCACGCTGTCTTGAAGAAGTTTGATGAGCTGGATGCAGTGCTGAGCAGATTGCCTCGTCGTTCAGAAAACCAGCAG gaACATGAGAGAATTGCAAGAATCCATgaagagtttaagaaaaaaaagaat GATCCTAcgtttctagaaaaaaaagaacgCTGTGATTATCTAAAGAATAAACTTTCTCATATAAAGCAAAGGATTCAAGAATATGATAAAGTAATGAACTGGGATGTACAGGgttattcttaa